From a region of the Micromonospora tarapacensis genome:
- a CDS encoding peptidoglycan-binding domain-containing protein: MTRAPANLLAVRSLLLAHLNRDPNRARDEDLEPNEVGIVGDANHRGGYHCGSDRVVTNDYSVVESSRDRNGLTLDAAALDVGTFRVSSGGRNHNLFTFSIWCVAQCVANAPDTRDIREIIYSPDGKVVKRWDRLGRRSTGDRSHLWHTHFSFFRDSIKANRDQRPLFRRYFVHIGLLEDDMGRHVRHGDQGEPVKDLQFRLNRLDIRAEHPTRRKGPEPLIVDGDYGDHSAAAVTAFERQVLGPGYEGDGRSALAPTWTRLDDAYWRQLIAMHAPKPPVQPAPTINYAQLAKALDLHGLSGAIPLSALAAQLAASPELAWALTDELLKRLVTTKQG; encoded by the coding sequence ATGACGCGTGCACCGGCAAACCTACTAGCCGTCCGTAGCCTGCTACTCGCGCATCTCAACCGCGACCCGAACCGGGCGCGCGACGAGGATCTCGAACCCAACGAGGTCGGCATCGTCGGTGATGCCAACCACCGCGGCGGCTACCACTGTGGATCTGACCGGGTCGTCACGAACGACTACTCCGTGGTCGAGTCGTCCCGGGACCGCAACGGCCTGACCCTCGACGCCGCCGCCCTGGACGTGGGCACGTTCCGCGTCAGCTCCGGCGGCCGCAACCACAACCTCTTCACGTTCTCGATCTGGTGCGTGGCGCAGTGCGTCGCCAACGCCCCGGACACCCGGGACATCCGGGAGATCATCTATTCGCCCGACGGCAAGGTGGTCAAGCGCTGGGACCGGCTCGGGAGACGCAGCACCGGCGACCGGTCCCACCTGTGGCACACCCACTTCAGCTTCTTCCGCGACTCGATCAAGGCGAACCGCGACCAGAGACCGCTGTTCCGCCGCTACTTCGTGCACATCGGACTACTGGAGGACGACATGGGCAGGCATGTCCGCCACGGCGATCAGGGCGAGCCCGTCAAGGATTTGCAGTTCCGGCTCAACCGGCTGGACATCAGGGCCGAGCATCCCACGAGGAGAAAGGGCCCAGAGCCGCTGATCGTCGATGGAGACTACGGCGACCATTCGGCCGCCGCGGTCACGGCATTCGAACGGCAGGTGCTCGGCCCGGGCTACGAGGGTGACGGCCGGTCGGCGCTGGCTCCCACCTGGACCAGGCTCGATGACGCGTACTGGCGGCAGCTGATCGCCATGCACGCGCCCAAGCCGCCCGTTCAGCCGGCCCCGACGATCAACTACGCCCAGCTGGCCAAGGCCCTCGACCTCCACGGCTTGAGCGGCGCCATCCCGCTGTCCGCCCTCGCCGCCCAGCTGGCCGCTAGCCCCGAGCTGGCGTGGGCGCTAACCGATGAGCTGCTCAAGCGGCTTGTCACCACGAAGCAGGGGTGA
- a CDS encoding right-handed parallel beta-helix repeat-containing protein, with protein sequence MARYWYGGGVADYALLLGDTVDVGIPGVTARLSLAAGGVTLTAWDSRVDGTRYTDLVTAAGQATDAVTSQGGDALGLAPEFQGPDNIKWLYVSANGGPRVLLIGRVDPVSRAGDSMTGPLRLADGFPAVSEDQALLKAGGTMTGPLTLSATPTQPQHAATKSYVDSLGGGGGAPAWSAITGKPTVFPPETHTHPQSAVTGLVDALAGKAATVHDHPTKITAYVQSGSEYVIAPGALQFVGSLNPEDHIDPIPDGSTWQGPTVRRIRIDGEWVPPLPPPATAPEEPYEAGVEVGVPTGVVLDERATLGTSTGSDSYILTHPITGDTAILSVVVWEDILFTATTVLNVPNGVTWLFRNCRWEMPSEAFWCVDVNYANGTPDQMQPLAIFDRCEFQGSGETGIAVSGHYLWLVECDIQGMASASPDSGAIDAWQGAAYSVAIRSNLVAGNNIHNVDPHSDGIQSLDTGRTTLHQCWISAGRGPGASQAVRFGTEQGPTTDVQIHHCTIDGGGWAMQMRGELGGGAGIAGVSVVGCRWTGTHEYGPCDFVQTEVIEWSDNQYTDGTPILNPAP encoded by the coding sequence GTGGCTCGCTATTGGTACGGCGGCGGCGTCGCCGACTACGCCCTGCTACTCGGCGACACCGTCGATGTCGGGATTCCCGGCGTGACCGCCCGGCTGTCCCTCGCCGCCGGTGGAGTCACCCTGACCGCATGGGATTCGCGGGTGGACGGCACCCGGTACACCGACCTGGTCACGGCAGCCGGCCAGGCCACGGACGCCGTTACCTCCCAGGGCGGCGACGCGCTCGGCCTCGCCCCAGAGTTTCAAGGCCCCGACAACATCAAGTGGTTGTACGTGTCGGCCAACGGTGGCCCTCGCGTGTTGCTGATCGGCCGCGTCGACCCTGTCTCCCGAGCCGGCGACAGCATGACGGGGCCGCTGCGCCTTGCCGATGGATTCCCGGCGGTGTCCGAAGACCAGGCCCTGCTGAAGGCCGGCGGCACGATGACCGGGCCGCTGACCCTATCGGCGACCCCGACCCAGCCACAGCACGCGGCGACCAAGAGCTACGTCGACTCCCTCGGCGGCGGCGGTGGCGCACCGGCATGGTCGGCGATCACCGGCAAGCCGACCGTGTTTCCACCGGAGACGCACACCCATCCGCAGTCCGCCGTCACCGGCCTGGTCGACGCGCTCGCTGGCAAAGCCGCGACCGTCCACGACCACCCGACGAAGATCACCGCGTACGTGCAGAGCGGCTCCGAGTACGTGATTGCCCCTGGCGCGCTGCAGTTCGTCGGCAGCCTGAATCCCGAGGACCACATCGACCCGATCCCCGACGGCAGCACCTGGCAGGGCCCGACCGTCCGGCGCATCCGGATCGACGGCGAATGGGTGCCGCCGCTGCCGCCGCCGGCCACCGCACCCGAAGAGCCGTATGAGGCCGGCGTCGAGGTGGGCGTGCCGACCGGTGTCGTGCTGGACGAGCGGGCGACTCTCGGCACCTCGACCGGGTCCGACTCGTACATCCTGACCCACCCGATCACCGGAGATACGGCAATCCTGTCCGTGGTGGTCTGGGAGGACATCCTTTTCACCGCCACAACTGTTCTGAACGTCCCCAACGGCGTCACATGGCTATTCCGAAACTGCCGGTGGGAAATGCCAAGCGAAGCGTTCTGGTGTGTCGACGTCAATTACGCGAACGGCACGCCCGACCAAATGCAGCCACTCGCCATTTTCGATCGTTGCGAGTTTCAGGGCAGCGGCGAAACAGGGATCGCGGTGTCCGGCCACTATCTGTGGCTGGTCGAGTGCGACATTCAGGGCATGGCGTCCGCGTCCCCCGACTCCGGCGCAATCGACGCATGGCAGGGCGCAGCCTACTCGGTGGCCATCCGCTCGAATCTGGTCGCCGGGAACAACATCCACAACGTGGACCCCCACTCGGACGGCATCCAATCCCTGGACACCGGCCGGACCACGCTGCACCAGTGCTGGATCTCAGCCGGGCGCGGTCCCGGCGCCAGCCAGGCCGTCAGGTTCGGCACCGAGCAGGGGCCGACCACCGACGTCCAGATCCACCACTGCACGATCGACGGCGGCGGGTGGGCAATGCAAATGCGCGGCGAGTTGGGCGGCGGCGCGGGAATTGCCGGCGTTTCCGTGGTCGGTTGCCGGTGGACCGGCACCCACGAATACGGCCCGTGTGATTTCGTGCAAACCGAGGTGATCGAGTGGTCCGACAACCAGTACACGGACGGAACACCGATCCTCAACCCCGCACCCTAG